A section of the Virgibacillus sp. NKC19-3 genome encodes:
- a CDS encoding DUF6220 domain-containing protein produces the protein MGKINQRVRIGRIVFLALAIIFTLCVVAQLFFAGMATFISPVNWGKHMIFAHLFGFNIPVVMLVFAFIGALPRFAYWQLFGILISMFLMYFTANITTMLPWLSAMHPIFAVLLFILSCSIVLNVWKCTFDNKNIQKGEA, from the coding sequence TTGGGAAAAATAAATCAACGCGTTCGTATAGGAAGAATCGTCTTTCTTGCATTAGCCATTATTTTCACATTATGTGTGGTGGCTCAGCTATTTTTTGCAGGCATGGCTACTTTTATAAGCCCGGTGAATTGGGGGAAGCATATGATATTTGCCCATTTATTTGGTTTTAATATTCCGGTTGTCATGTTGGTCTTTGCATTTATCGGTGCGTTACCACGCTTTGCATATTGGCAACTGTTTGGCATTCTCATTTCGATGTTTCTTATGTATTTCACCGCGAATATTACAACAATGTTGCCATGGCTTAGCGCGATGCATCCCATTTTCGCGGTTTTATTATTTATATTGTCTTGCTCCATCGTTTTAAACGTATGGAAATGCACATTTGATAATAAAAATATTCAGAAAGGAGAGGCATAA
- a CDS encoding DUF5957 family protein yields the protein MRVFIAIIVGLIGGFILGIALSSFIGVLGMLLFNEPIGIKFLSYFTAIICAVVVPIIDQKNLKSGN from the coding sequence ATGAGAGTCTTTATTGCTATAATTGTCGGTTTAATCGGGGGTTTTATTCTTGGTATTGCGTTATCAAGTTTTATCGGTGTATTGGGAATGCTATTATTTAACGAGCCAATAGGAATAAAATTTCTTTCTTATTTCACAGCCATTATTTGCGCTGTTGTTGTACCGATTATTGATCAAAAGAATCTGAAATCAGGTAACTGA
- a CDS encoding sensor histidine kinase: protein MSIKKRLLLSNIGMIVLPIIGFFLVEIIIGYVMFIILKGNPKGSDLNLFLTFRFIAMVLILITTNGLLTYYMSKSIIVPIKQLTQSAKKIREGDLEYRVATSKKDELGELSNTFESMRLSLKQAKADQARYERNRQELIASISHDLSTPLTSIKGYVKGIQDGVANTPEKLERYMDIIYKSTNDMDELIESLFRYSKLDIEQIPLSFEDVDLHSFFTDFIDELNFDLEKEDGRATLRADKDGDYIVKADREQLRRVVSNIVQNSLKYMDKERKHKIEVTLNSKYQQVTIEIKDNGRGIAKEDIPHIFESFYRTDASRNSSTGGSGLGLAIVKKIIEAHGGNTWAGGKPGEGTSIYFTLKKVSD, encoded by the coding sequence ATGTCCATTAAGAAACGATTACTATTATCTAATATAGGGATGATTGTACTTCCGATTATTGGCTTTTTTCTCGTTGAAATAATAATAGGGTACGTGATGTTTATCATTTTAAAAGGCAATCCAAAAGGTTCGGATTTAAACCTATTTTTAACGTTTCGCTTTATCGCGATGGTACTCATCTTGATTACGACGAATGGACTACTAACATATTATATGTCTAAAAGTATTATTGTACCGATAAAACAATTAACCCAATCAGCAAAGAAGATCCGTGAAGGGGATTTAGAATATCGTGTTGCTACTAGTAAGAAAGATGAACTTGGCGAGTTGTCCAATACATTTGAATCCATGAGGCTAAGTCTGAAACAAGCAAAAGCGGATCAAGCAAGGTATGAGCGCAACCGCCAGGAGCTAATCGCAAGTATTTCCCATGACTTATCTACACCTTTAACCTCGATAAAAGGGTACGTCAAAGGGATACAAGACGGGGTTGCGAATACGCCGGAGAAACTGGAACGATATATGGATATCATTTACAAATCAACGAACGATATGGACGAGCTAATTGAAAGCCTATTCCGATATTCCAAATTGGATATCGAACAAATCCCGCTTTCATTTGAAGACGTAGATTTACATTCTTTTTTCACTGATTTCATTGATGAATTGAATTTTGACCTGGAGAAAGAAGATGGAAGGGCCACGCTACGTGCTGATAAAGATGGCGATTATATTGTAAAAGCAGATCGTGAGCAATTAAGACGCGTCGTAAGCAATATTGTCCAAAACAGTCTGAAGTATATGGATAAAGAGCGTAAGCACAAGATTGAGGTCACTTTAAATTCGAAATACCAGCAAGTTACGATTGAAATCAAAGATAATGGGAGGGGGATTGCTAAGGAAGATATCCCCCACATCTTTGAAAGCTTTTATCGAACAGACGCATCAAGAAACTCCTCCACAGGGGGAAGTGGGCTTGGGCTGGCCATTGTTAAAAAAATAATAGAAGCGCATGGCGGTAACACTTGGGCTGGGGGCAAGCCAGGAGAAGGGACAAGTATTTATTTTACACTAAAGAAGGTGTCGGATTGA
- a CDS encoding response regulator transcription factor codes for MNKILIIEDEMHIAELERDYLEVNGYSSDIVTTGEEGLQLTKENNYDLIILDLMLPDVDGFDICRQLRERLDIPILMVTARKEDIDTIRGFDRGADDYIQKPFNPNELVARVKAHLSRYERLVKKNREPNAIHVKGLHIDLNARRLYVNGEERELRAKEFDLLVLFASHPDHVFTKEALFERIWGIDAFGDITTVTVHIRKLREKIEEDPSNPKYIETLWGVGYRFRK; via the coding sequence TTGAATAAAATTTTAATCATTGAGGATGAAATGCATATTGCTGAACTGGAAAGGGATTATTTAGAAGTAAATGGATATTCCTCTGACATCGTAACTACTGGTGAAGAAGGATTGCAACTTACGAAAGAAAATAATTATGACCTTATTATCCTGGACTTAATGCTGCCAGACGTTGATGGATTTGACATTTGCCGGCAACTTCGCGAGCGGTTAGATATTCCTATTCTAATGGTGACAGCAAGAAAAGAAGATATTGATACCATTCGTGGGTTTGATCGTGGTGCTGATGATTATATCCAGAAACCCTTTAATCCGAATGAACTTGTCGCGAGAGTGAAAGCTCACTTGTCCAGGTATGAACGACTTGTGAAAAAGAACAGAGAACCAAATGCAATTCATGTAAAAGGACTACACATCGACCTGAATGCACGCAGGCTCTATGTTAATGGAGAGGAAAGAGAATTACGTGCGAAGGAATTTGATTTACTCGTATTGTTCGCTTCCCATCCAGACCACGTATTCACGAAAGAAGCATTATTTGAGCGAATTTGGGGAATCGACGCATTCGGAGATATTACAACCGTCACCGTCCACATTCGAAAATTAAGAGAAAAAATAGAGGAAGACCCCTCCAATCCGAAATATATTGAAACACTTTGGGGAGTGGGGTATCGGTTTAGGAAATAA
- a CDS encoding SDR family NAD(P)-dependent oxidoreductase: protein MLYTGGAGNLGKKTAETFLREGAKLALVDMDKSKLEEAQKELSNDNVMIVGANVTKEEDVKNYVEQTVNTLGSVDIFFNNAGIIGGVASIEDQSLDNFNKVLSINATGIFLGMKYVIPVMKKQQHGSIINTSSVDGLRGSPNMVPYATSKHAVVGLTKTASLEVAGNNIRVNSIHPAPVTGDMMKTVHQGQSASQGSGDEQVQEEITESIPLGHYADSRNIANLVLFLASDESDFITGSQYRVDGGMGATS from the coding sequence TTGCTATATACTGGCGGTGCTGGAAACTTAGGCAAAAAAACAGCAGAAACCTTTCTTCGTGAAGGAGCGAAATTAGCCTTAGTTGATATGGATAAGTCTAAGTTGGAAGAAGCACAGAAGGAATTATCGAATGATAATGTTATGATTGTCGGAGCAAATGTTACCAAAGAAGAAGATGTGAAAAATTATGTTGAACAGACCGTAAATACGCTTGGCTCCGTCGATATTTTCTTTAACAATGCAGGAATCATCGGAGGAGTGGCTTCCATTGAAGATCAGTCATTAGATAACTTTAATAAGGTCTTATCTATTAATGCTACGGGGATTTTCCTAGGCATGAAATATGTTATTCCAGTGATGAAAAAACAACAACATGGAAGTATTATTAACACCTCATCTGTAGATGGATTAAGAGGAAGTCCCAATATGGTACCATATGCAACCTCTAAGCATGCAGTAGTCGGTTTAACGAAAACAGCTTCTTTAGAAGTAGCAGGAAATAATATTCGCGTGAATTCGATACATCCAGCACCTGTGACCGGAGATATGATGAAAACCGTACATCAAGGCCAAAGTGCAAGCCAAGGGAGTGGAGATGAACAGGTACAAGAGGAAATTACAGAAAGCATTCCTTTAGGACACTATGCAGACTCGAGGAATATCGCAAACCTAGTATTATTTTTAGCTTCAGACGAAAGTGACTTTATTACTGGATCGCAATATCGTGTTGATGGCGGAATGGGCGCTACAAGTTAG
- a CDS encoding PadR family transcriptional regulator: MKQTNNTKYAILGLLTTGCHTGYAIKQLMDQSLNHFWKISYGQIYPTLKQLVADGLATVQGASQEGKPDKKEYFLTEKGEAKLRAWLQAPINAIATEKNEMLLKLFFSRHQSNEATISQLEQYKEKLHDRMYTYDALEKMITSDLYNKADAAFWLFTLDYGKRTTTAAIEWCTDTIQQIQSWQEE; this comes from the coding sequence TTGAAACAAACCAACAACACAAAATACGCCATATTAGGATTACTCACTACAGGTTGTCACACAGGATATGCGATAAAACAACTGATGGACCAAAGCCTAAATCATTTTTGGAAAATCAGCTATGGTCAAATTTATCCCACGTTAAAACAGCTTGTTGCAGATGGCCTTGCTACTGTCCAAGGTGCATCGCAAGAAGGAAAGCCGGACAAAAAGGAATACTTTCTTACTGAAAAAGGAGAGGCGAAGCTGCGGGCATGGCTTCAGGCTCCAATAAATGCAATAGCTACGGAAAAAAATGAAATGCTCTTAAAACTATTTTTCAGCCGTCATCAAAGTAATGAAGCAACCATATCCCAACTCGAACAATACAAAGAAAAACTGCATGATCGCATGTATACGTATGATGCTCTCGAGAAAATGATAACCTCTGATTTGTATAATAAAGCGGATGCAGCTTTCTGGCTTTTCACCCTGGATTACGGAAAACGGACAACGACAGCCGCTATAGAGTGGTGCACGGATACGATTCAACAAATACAAAGTTGGCAGGAGGAATAA
- a CDS encoding DUF4188 domain-containing protein: protein MGKTVYEGRYTTENDQSIVVFLIGMRVNKRRAIGKWLPVFTAMPGMIRELYENKEELGFLSMENFFGLRTTVMIQYWRSNADLLAYARGQKHLTAWKNFNQKVGDTDAVGIYHETYIVPQGNYESIYGNMPLHGIGKAAKHMPVTGETISAKKRLASNAMPKLSEN from the coding sequence ATGGGTAAAACCGTATATGAAGGCCGTTACACGACGGAAAATGATCAGAGCATTGTTGTATTTCTCATCGGGATGCGAGTGAACAAACGACGTGCCATAGGCAAATGGCTTCCTGTTTTCACTGCGATGCCAGGAATGATCAGAGAACTTTATGAAAATAAGGAGGAACTTGGTTTTCTATCCATGGAGAACTTTTTCGGACTCCGAACGACGGTCATGATCCAATACTGGCGATCAAATGCGGATCTGCTGGCTTACGCGAGAGGACAAAAACATTTAACGGCTTGGAAAAATTTTAATCAAAAAGTGGGAGACACAGATGCGGTTGGTATCTACCATGAAACCTACATCGTGCCTCAGGGCAATTATGAATCCATCTATGGAAATATGCCGCTTCACGGGATAGGCAAAGCTGCAAAGCATATGCCCGTTACAGGGGAAACCATTTCTGCTAAGAAAAGATTGGCGTCTAATGCAATGCCAAAATTATCGGAGAATTAG
- a CDS encoding RrF2 family transcriptional regulator gives MKSEFSLTVLSLAMLADSPDQMTTSDVIADSALVHPVRIRKVLAELKKHGYIESKEGSGGGFIPKKCPDQITLDDIYRLTAMDTLKPKCPEGGDHCYIGSNIETVLDKILADTEEQVIAYLRNYSISDVLDLIKKEHVL, from the coding sequence ATGAAAAGTGAATTCTCATTGACGGTACTAAGTTTGGCAATGCTCGCGGATTCACCTGATCAAATGACGACTAGTGATGTCATTGCAGATAGTGCACTTGTACATCCAGTAAGAATTAGAAAAGTATTGGCAGAGTTGAAAAAACACGGCTATATAGAATCCAAAGAGGGATCAGGCGGTGGCTTCATACCGAAGAAATGCCCTGATCAAATTACACTGGATGATATATATCGATTAACAGCAATGGACACATTGAAACCGAAGTGCCCGGAAGGTGGAGACCACTGTTACATCGGTTCTAATATTGAGACAGTACTAGATAAAATTTTAGCTGACACTGAAGAACAAGTTATCGCTTATTTACGAAACTACTCCATCAGTGACGTATTAGATTTAATAAAAAAAGAGCACGTTTTATAG
- the wrbA gene encoding NAD(P)H:quinone oxidoreductase: MSVKVAIIYYSSTGTNYQLSRWAEEALQAEGHEVRVVRAQELAPAAAIAKNPAWEQHLEETKDVPVASPDDLDWADALIFSTPSRFGNVPGQIKQFLDTTGGLWFTGKLVNKVVSGMSSAHNPHGGQEATIKALYTTMAHWGAIIVPPGYTSEAAETSGGNPYGSSVTIDNEDKMIEDVEQIVKDQARRTAEVADWIKKGKQ, translated from the coding sequence ATGAGTGTTAAAGTCGCTATTATTTATTACAGTTCAACAGGTACCAATTATCAATTGTCACGCTGGGCAGAAGAAGCCTTACAAGCAGAGGGGCATGAAGTGAGAGTCGTTCGAGCACAAGAGCTGGCACCAGCAGCAGCCATTGCAAAAAATCCCGCATGGGAGCAGCATCTGGAAGAAACGAAAGATGTTCCAGTAGCGTCGCCGGATGATCTTGATTGGGCAGATGCCCTTATTTTCAGTACGCCGTCACGCTTCGGAAACGTTCCCGGTCAAATCAAACAATTTCTTGATACAACAGGTGGCCTTTGGTTTACAGGGAAACTTGTGAATAAAGTGGTCAGCGGCATGTCTTCTGCCCACAATCCACATGGTGGCCAGGAAGCCACCATCAAAGCACTCTATACAACGATGGCTCACTGGGGAGCGATTATCGTCCCACCTGGGTACACCAGCGAAGCTGCAGAAACTTCCGGTGGTAACCCTTATGGAAGCTCCGTTACCATCGACAACGAGGATAAGATGATCGAAGACGTTGAACAAATCGTTAAAGATCAGGCAAGAAGAACAGCCGAAGTTGCTGACTGGATTAAAAAAGGCAAACAATAA
- a CDS encoding SDR family oxidoreductase, with product MKLANKKVVIIGGSSGIGLETAKLAVEQNAEVIIAGRSEDKLQQAKSEIGSNVTTHTLDFTKEKEVQAFFDKIGKLDSLVVTAGIATYGNFLEVDTSQDRDLFEGKFWGQYHVAKYAAPNLAEDGSITLFSGVVAYKAMEGASALSAVNAAVSGLGQTLALELAPVRVNVVSPGVIDTPSRYGMPEDERKAFYDAVGGQLPMKRVGQPEDVAESVIYLLRNGFSTGEVLHVEGGHRLI from the coding sequence ATGAAATTAGCAAATAAAAAAGTTGTCATCATCGGTGGTTCTTCCGGGATTGGCCTGGAAACGGCAAAACTAGCCGTTGAACAAAACGCGGAAGTCATTATCGCCGGCCGCTCTGAAGATAAACTACAACAGGCGAAATCAGAAATTGGCTCCAATGTCACAACCCATACCCTTGATTTTACAAAGGAAAAAGAAGTTCAGGCATTTTTTGATAAGATCGGAAAACTGGATTCACTCGTAGTGACTGCAGGAATTGCTACATATGGCAATTTCCTTGAAGTCGATACTTCTCAGGATCGTGATTTGTTTGAAGGTAAATTCTGGGGACAGTACCACGTGGCAAAATATGCTGCTCCGAATCTCGCTGAAGATGGATCTATTACCCTCTTCTCCGGCGTAGTTGCTTATAAGGCAATGGAAGGGGCATCTGCCTTAAGCGCGGTTAATGCTGCGGTATCCGGGCTTGGCCAAACATTAGCACTGGAACTCGCGCCAGTTCGCGTTAATGTCGTTTCCCCTGGAGTTATCGACACGCCATCACGCTATGGTATGCCTGAAGATGAGCGCAAAGCGTTCTATGATGCAGTTGGAGGACAATTACCAATGAAGCGTGTCGGGCAACCGGAAGATGTGGCAGAAAGTGTCATTTATTTACTGCGCAACGGCTTTTCCACCGGAGAGGTTCTTCATGTCGAAGGTGGACACCGATTAATATAA
- the dacB gene encoding D-alanyl-D-alanine carboxypeptidase/D-alanyl-D-alanine endopeptidase, with product MLSKNPIKKLLFCFLIAILAVIPFMKQEEGLFVTASEESIEEIKEMGALEEKMDAILDDERLDGAVGGVSVRQADTGDMLYSRDGDTRLHPASNMKLLTGAAAMETLGKEYQFSTEVWTDGQLRGDVLQGNVYLKGKGDPTLLKEDLDQFAKDLKDQGIHKIQGNVIADDSWYDDVRLSEDLNWSDEPFHTGAQVSALTLSPDKDYDAGTVIVEVSADADAEQAEIQITPETDYVTVVNNTEMVADTEDKDISIEREHGSNTIIVEGEMPASGSDYRSWASVWEPTGYALNVFKQSLEENGVTFAGNSKLGTGVTPEDVSLVTSKKSMPIEELFIPFMKLSNNGHGEILTKEMGKVARDEGSWDKGLEVIEDTLVEFGMDGDTIMLRDGSGMSHKNMIPANDLTQMLYAIQDKDWFPAFEYSLPVAGDPERLVGGTLRDRMTEGPARGNVVAKTGSLTGVSTLSGYVTAADGERLIFAVMINNHLDDSVTAIEDAIGHALAGHEFDE from the coding sequence ATGTTATCGAAAAATCCTATAAAAAAGTTGCTATTCTGTTTCCTGATTGCAATACTAGCAGTGATTCCATTCATGAAGCAGGAAGAAGGCCTATTTGTCACGGCATCCGAAGAATCGATAGAAGAAATAAAAGAAATGGGCGCATTGGAAGAAAAAATGGATGCCATCCTGGATGATGAGCGTCTGGATGGAGCGGTGGGCGGGGTGAGTGTTCGGCAAGCAGATACTGGTGACATGCTTTATTCCCGCGATGGTGATACACGACTGCATCCAGCCTCCAATATGAAGTTACTGACAGGCGCAGCAGCGATGGAGACGCTCGGAAAAGAGTATCAATTTTCAACGGAAGTATGGACCGACGGACAACTTAGAGGAGACGTCCTACAAGGGAACGTTTATCTGAAAGGAAAGGGCGACCCCACGCTATTGAAAGAAGACTTGGATCAATTTGCAAAAGATTTGAAGGATCAAGGCATTCATAAAATACAAGGAAATGTGATTGCGGATGATAGCTGGTACGACGATGTTCGTCTTTCCGAGGATCTGAATTGGTCAGATGAACCTTTTCACACAGGTGCTCAAGTGTCTGCTTTGACCCTTTCGCCGGATAAAGATTATGATGCAGGAACGGTTATTGTGGAGGTGAGTGCTGATGCTGACGCTGAGCAGGCTGAGATACAGATTACGCCAGAAACCGATTATGTCACGGTCGTAAATAACACGGAGATGGTTGCAGACACAGAAGATAAAGACATTTCCATCGAACGGGAGCATGGTTCCAATACCATCATTGTGGAAGGAGAAATGCCAGCAAGTGGTTCGGACTACAGGTCTTGGGCTTCCGTTTGGGAACCTACCGGATATGCGCTGAATGTTTTCAAACAATCCTTAGAAGAGAATGGCGTTACATTTGCAGGAAATTCGAAGCTTGGGACGGGTGTTACACCTGAAGATGTCTCTCTTGTTACATCAAAAAAATCTATGCCAATCGAGGAACTTTTCATTCCGTTTATGAAATTAAGCAACAATGGCCACGGGGAAATACTGACCAAAGAAATGGGTAAAGTCGCCCGTGATGAGGGGTCCTGGGATAAAGGACTTGAAGTCATAGAAGATACGCTGGTGGAGTTCGGTATGGATGGCGATACCATTATGCTTCGTGATGGATCCGGGATGTCACATAAGAACATGATCCCTGCGAATGATCTAACGCAAATGCTATATGCGATTCAGGATAAAGATTGGTTCCCAGCATTCGAATATTCTTTGCCGGTAGCGGGAGATCCGGAACGCCTCGTCGGAGGAACATTAAGAGACCGGATGACAGAAGGACCTGCTCGGGGTAACGTGGTGGCCAAGACTGGTTCATTAACTGGTGTATCAACACTATCTGGCTATGTTACAGCTGCAGACGGGGAAAGGTTGATATTCGCTGTGATGATCAATAATCATTTGGATGATTCGGTAACGGCAATAGAGGATGCGATTGGACATGCGCTGGCTGGGCATGAATTTGATGAGTAA
- a CDS encoding Lin0512 family protein — translation MDQVLFVQTGSGIDVHGQNITKAATRAVENAIWYNSMPGIEKFLPEQKLENMKVIVKLALPLDREKLDTAKIKEAIPYGTVDVELTEGGMATSSGIILEDKDDENDLMYIVNAAVEVGY, via the coding sequence ATGGATCAGGTTTTATTTGTGCAAACTGGTTCAGGCATTGACGTGCATGGGCAAAATATTACAAAAGCAGCTACCCGGGCGGTAGAGAATGCCATTTGGTATAACTCCATGCCTGGTATTGAGAAATTCCTTCCCGAGCAAAAACTCGAGAATATGAAAGTAATTGTCAAACTGGCACTTCCACTCGATCGCGAAAAGCTGGATACGGCAAAAATAAAAGAAGCCATTCCCTATGGTACGGTTGATGTTGAACTAACAGAAGGTGGAATGGCAACATCGAGCGGAATTATTTTAGAAGATAAAGATGATGAAAATGATTTGATGTATATCGTCAATGCGGCTGTTGAAGTTGGCTATTAA
- a CDS encoding TraB/GumN family protein — protein sequence MSQENVTRLHMNGKELILIGTAHVSKTSAEQVKEVIEAENPDSVCIELDQGRYNSIVEGNKWKDMDIFKVIREKKATLLLMNLAISSFQNRMAKQFGINPGQEMIQGIESAKETDAELVLADRNIQTTFSRVWRNIGLKGKALLLMQVVGGIFSKESISEADLEQMKSEDTLNAMLHEFTESFPRLKKPLIDERDQFLSQKIKEAPGNKVVAILGAAHVPGIKQEIHNDHDLKRLSHVPPKSNAPKIIAWSIPIIILAIIAYTFYANPTAGIQQSLSWVIWNGSFSAIGAIAALGHPLTILTAFVVAPITSLNPLIAAGWFAGLMQAYIKRPNVRDFENLTEDVFSVKGFWNNKVTRILLVVLLANIGSSLGTFIGGADVIRLFFENL from the coding sequence ATGAGTCAAGAAAATGTTACTCGATTACATATGAATGGTAAGGAATTAATACTTATTGGGACGGCGCATGTTTCCAAAACCAGTGCGGAGCAGGTGAAGGAAGTTATTGAAGCTGAAAATCCGGATTCTGTTTGTATTGAACTCGATCAGGGCCGATATAATTCCATTGTGGAAGGAAACAAATGGAAGGATATGGATATCTTTAAGGTGATTCGGGAAAAGAAGGCTACATTACTGCTCATGAACCTTGCTATATCGTCCTTTCAAAATCGTATGGCAAAGCAATTTGGCATTAATCCCGGTCAGGAAATGATTCAAGGGATCGAATCAGCGAAAGAAACAGACGCAGAATTAGTCCTGGCTGATAGAAACATTCAAACCACTTTTTCCCGGGTGTGGCGCAATATTGGGCTAAAGGGAAAGGCGTTGCTGCTTATGCAAGTCGTCGGTGGTATTTTTAGTAAAGAGTCGATTTCCGAAGCGGACCTGGAGCAAATGAAGTCAGAAGATACGCTTAATGCGATGCTTCATGAATTCACGGAAAGTTTTCCAAGACTAAAAAAACCACTTATCGATGAGCGGGATCAATTTTTATCCCAAAAAATCAAAGAAGCACCGGGCAATAAGGTTGTAGCTATTCTTGGAGCTGCGCACGTACCTGGCATTAAACAGGAGATTCATAACGATCATGATTTAAAGCGTTTATCTCACGTTCCACCAAAATCAAATGCACCCAAAATCATTGCCTGGTCTATTCCAATTATCATTCTGGCAATTATCGCATATACATTTTATGCGAATCCAACTGCGGGTATCCAGCAGTCCCTTAGCTGGGTGATCTGGAATGGATCGTTTTCAGCAATTGGAGCGATAGCTGCATTAGGACATCCGCTCACCATTCTTACAGCGTTTGTCGTCGCACCGATCACTTCTTTAAATCCACTCATTGCAGCCGGGTGGTTTGCTGGACTCATGCAGGCCTATATCAAACGGCCGAATGTCCGGGACTTTGAAAACCTGACGGAGGATGTCTTTAGTGTGAAGGGTTTTTGGAACAATAAGGTAACTCGGATTTTACTAGTCGTCCTTTTAGCAAATATCGGAAGTTCACTGGGAACATTCATTGGCGGCGCCGATGTGATTCGCTTATTTTTCGAGAACTTATAG
- a CDS encoding GNAT family N-acetyltransferase yields the protein MSVIEIDEELYLRMLSIEDAKELFRLTDNSRDYLREWLSWVDATKTVDDSRAFIEHTLQTYRTKKGCTAGIFYQGELVGAAGFNSFDWPNKIGYIGYWLAEGFQGKGIMSRVCHALTSYAFHELRLNKVTIRAAYENKKSRAIPERLGFVQEGQIRQAEWLYDHYVDHVVYGMLAHEWE from the coding sequence ATGAGTGTGATTGAAATTGATGAGGAACTTTACTTGAGAATGTTAAGTATAGAAGATGCAAAGGAGCTATTTCGACTAACCGATAATTCAAGAGATTATTTACGCGAATGGCTTTCCTGGGTGGATGCTACTAAAACGGTGGATGATTCCCGCGCTTTCATTGAACATACATTACAAACGTATAGAACAAAAAAAGGATGCACAGCTGGTATATTTTATCAGGGCGAACTCGTCGGTGCTGCTGGCTTTAACAGTTTTGATTGGCCAAATAAGATAGGATACATCGGTTATTGGCTCGCGGAAGGTTTCCAGGGAAAAGGGATCATGAGCCGCGTCTGCCACGCCCTGACGTCTTATGCTTTCCATGAACTGCGGCTAAATAAAGTGACCATCCGTGCCGCTTATGAAAATAAGAAAAGCAGAGCAATTCCCGAGCGACTTGGTTTTGTGCAAGAAGGGCAGATCCGTCAGGCAGAATGGTTGTATGATCATTACGTGGATCATGTTGTATACGGGATGCTTGCCCATGAGTGGGAATAG
- a CDS encoding SDR family oxidoreductase, which translates to MDPKNMQTGSTPRQHQDKQPGIESKMQPRPHQPTTYIGTGKLRGKSALITGGDSGIGRAVAILYAKEGANVAISYLDEHEDAEETKQLVETEGAKCLLLPGDIKEESHCQDLVEKTVNAFGSINILVNNAAIQYVRDDVLEISSEQFEEVFRTNFFSQFYLTKAAVRHMQAGDSIISTSSINAYRGNPIFMDYSATKGAITSFTRSIAQSLASKGIRANTVAPGPVWTPLIPSSFDENGVESFGQDALMGRPGQPSEHAWAYVMLASDDSSYMTGQAIHINGGSWTSS; encoded by the coding sequence ATGGATCCAAAGAATATGCAAACGGGGAGTACACCCCGCCAACATCAAGATAAGCAACCTGGTATCGAATCAAAAATGCAACCAAGGCCTCATCAGCCTACGACATATATAGGAACAGGTAAGTTACGTGGGAAGTCAGCACTTATCACCGGAGGCGACAGCGGGATCGGTCGTGCTGTCGCCATTCTGTATGCCAAAGAAGGAGCCAATGTCGCCATTTCGTATTTAGATGAGCATGAAGATGCCGAAGAAACGAAACAGCTGGTAGAGACTGAAGGAGCTAAATGCCTCCTGCTCCCAGGTGATATTAAAGAAGAATCCCATTGCCAGGACTTAGTAGAAAAAACAGTGAATGCATTTGGCAGTATTAATATTCTTGTCAACAATGCGGCAATTCAATACGTTCGTGATGATGTGCTTGAGATATCATCTGAGCAATTTGAGGAGGTTTTCCGAACGAATTTCTTTTCTCAATTCTATTTAACCAAAGCTGCTGTGAGACACATGCAGGCTGGCGATTCGATTATTAGCACTTCCTCGATTAATGCGTATCGGGGGAACCCCATCTTTATGGATTATTCCGCAACCAAAGGGGCAATCACTTCATTCACACGCAGTATTGCGCAAAGTCTTGCTAGTAAAGGGATTCGCGCCAATACAGTCGCCCCCGGCCCGGTGTGGACACCACTAATTCCGTCTTCCTTTGATGAAAATGGCGTTGAAAGTTTTGGACAAGACGCTCTAATGGGACGTCCGGGACAGCCGTCCGAACATGCATGGGCTTATGTTATGCTTGCTTCTGATGATTCATCTTACATGACCGGTCAAGCCATTCATATTAATGGTGGGTCATGGACTTCATCTTAA